One part of the Streptomyces sp. NBC_00286 genome encodes these proteins:
- a CDS encoding MFS transporter, with protein MASTVTSESARTSVTSRPGYGQLLRTRGAWTFLLPGFAARQPFAMLTLSIVLLVQHTTGSYGAAGAVAAATGVSMALFAPLTGRLADRHGQRTVLVPGILVHTVAGLSLTALALADAPLWTLFAAAVPTGGSVPQIGPMVRARWGVRLQGSPLMTTAAAFESVTDELTFVLGPLLATALCTTVDPAAGLLTEAALTLVGGLLFAAQKSTQPAVRLDGHARVEHVSAVSAPGVRVLIVAFLGIGSVFGGLQVSLAAFTESIGEPGLNGVLYGTFAAGNMLSGIVCGAIAWKRAPRRRLVIGYAALALTATGLLTAHSVLALAGVGFLVGMCVAPALITGYTMVDGLVPAGARTEALSWLTGAVALGQAAAVTVAGQLEDRLWDGAGFLVPMGGTLLALATLVAQRSRLAPRPVGRTVARGVGHRVPLAVD; from the coding sequence GTGGCATCCACGGTCACCTCCGAGTCCGCCAGGACATCGGTCACTTCCCGCCCCGGATACGGGCAACTGCTGCGCACCCGCGGCGCCTGGACGTTCCTGCTCCCCGGCTTCGCCGCACGGCAGCCGTTCGCGATGCTGACCCTCTCCATCGTGCTGCTCGTGCAGCACACCACCGGCTCGTACGGGGCTGCCGGCGCCGTCGCCGCCGCAACCGGTGTCTCCATGGCGCTGTTCGCACCCCTCACCGGTCGCCTCGCCGACCGCCACGGGCAGCGCACTGTCCTGGTGCCTGGCATCCTCGTCCACACCGTGGCGGGTCTCTCCCTGACGGCGCTCGCGCTCGCGGACGCTCCCCTGTGGACGCTGTTCGCGGCGGCCGTCCCCACCGGCGGCTCCGTGCCGCAGATCGGCCCCATGGTGCGGGCCCGCTGGGGCGTCAGGCTCCAGGGCTCGCCCCTGATGACAACTGCGGCGGCCTTCGAGTCCGTCACCGACGAGCTGACCTTCGTACTCGGCCCGCTGCTGGCGACCGCGCTGTGCACCACCGTGGACCCGGCGGCGGGTCTGCTCACGGAGGCCGCGCTGACCCTGGTCGGCGGTCTGCTGTTCGCGGCCCAGAAGAGCACTCAGCCCGCTGTACGTCTCGACGGGCACGCGCGCGTGGAGCACGTTTCCGCTGTTTCGGCCCCTGGAGTACGCGTCTTGATCGTGGCCTTCCTGGGCATCGGTTCCGTCTTCGGCGGTCTACAGGTCTCGCTCGCCGCGTTCACCGAGTCGATCGGCGAGCCCGGCCTGAACGGCGTCCTGTACGGCACCTTCGCCGCGGGCAACATGCTCTCCGGGATCGTCTGCGGCGCCATCGCCTGGAAGAGGGCTCCGCGCCGCCGTCTGGTCATCGGGTACGCGGCGCTGGCCCTCACCGCCACCGGTCTGTTGACCGCGCACTCCGTGCTCGCCCTCGCCGGCGTCGGCTTCCTGGTCGGCATGTGCGTGGCGCCCGCCCTGATCACCGGCTACACGATGGTCGACGGCCTGGTGCCGGCAGGCGCCCGCACGGAGGCGTTGTCCTGGCTCACCGGCGCGGTGGCGCTCGGGCAGGCGGCGGCCGTCACCGTCGCCGGGCAGCTGGAGGACCGTCTCTGGGACGGCGCCGGTTTCCTCGTCCCGATGGGCGGAACGCTGCTGGCTCTGGCGACGCTCGTGGCCCAGCGCTCGCGGCTCGCGCCCAGGCCGGTCGGCCGGACCGTCGCACGTGGCGTCGGTCACCGCGTACCGCTGGCAGTGGACTGA
- a CDS encoding FmdB family zinc ribbon protein — MPTYQYQCTACGEGLEVVQKFTEDALTECPNCDGRLKKVFSAVGIVFKGSGFYRNDSRGSSSSSSTAKSSSSSTAAASTSSSSTTSSSSDSSSSGTSSSSSSAA; from the coding sequence GTGCCGACCTACCAGTACCAGTGCACCGCGTGCGGCGAGGGCCTCGAGGTGGTGCAGAAGTTCACCGAGGACGCCCTGACCGAATGCCCCAACTGTGATGGCCGCCTGAAGAAGGTGTTCTCCGCGGTCGGCATCGTCTTCAAGGGCTCCGGCTTCTACCGCAACGACAGCCGTGGCTCCTCTTCGAGCAGCTCGACTGCCAAGTCGTCCTCCTCGTCGACTGCCGCCGCCTCGACCTCGTCGTCCTCCACGACCTCGTCCTCCTCGGACTCGTCGTCGTCCGGCACCTCCTCGAGCAGCAGCTCGGCCGCGTAA
- a CDS encoding S-methyl-5'-thioadenosine phosphorylase, translating to MANTENAEIGVIGGSGFYSFLDDVTEIQVATPYGAPSDSLFLGEIAGRRVAFLPRHGRAHHLPPHRINYRANLWALRSVGARQVLGPCAVGGLRPEYGPGTLLVPDQLVDRTKSRQQTYFDGMPLPGGQVPNVVHVSLADPYCPVGREAALEAARGQDWEPVDGGTLVVVEGPRFSTRAESLWHQAQGWSVVGMTGHPEAALARELELCYTSLTLVTDLDAGAETGEGVSHEEVLQVFAANVERLRGVLFDAVAGLPENGARDCLCAKALGGMDPGFELP from the coding sequence ATGGCGAACACGGAGAACGCCGAGATCGGCGTCATTGGCGGCTCGGGCTTCTACTCCTTCCTCGACGACGTGACCGAGATACAGGTGGCCACGCCCTACGGGGCGCCCAGCGACTCCCTTTTCCTGGGCGAGATCGCCGGGCGGCGGGTCGCCTTCCTTCCCCGCCACGGCCGCGCCCACCATCTGCCGCCGCACCGCATCAACTACCGCGCGAACCTGTGGGCGCTGCGCTCCGTCGGGGCGCGTCAGGTGCTCGGGCCCTGCGCGGTCGGCGGGCTGCGTCCGGAGTACGGCCCGGGCACGCTGCTCGTACCGGACCAGCTCGTGGACCGTACGAAGTCCCGGCAGCAGACATACTTCGACGGGATGCCGCTGCCCGGTGGCCAGGTGCCGAACGTGGTGCATGTGTCCTTGGCCGACCCGTACTGCCCCGTCGGGCGCGAGGCCGCGCTGGAGGCGGCCCGCGGCCAGGACTGGGAGCCGGTGGACGGCGGGACGCTCGTGGTGGTCGAGGGGCCGCGGTTCTCGACCCGTGCCGAATCGTTGTGGCACCAGGCGCAGGGCTGGTCGGTGGTCGGCATGACCGGGCACCCCGAGGCGGCGCTCGCCCGTGAACTCGAGCTCTGCTACACGTCGTTGACCCTGGTCACCGACCTCGACGCGGGGGCCGAGACCGGCGAGGGCGTCTCGCACGAGGAAGTGCTGCAGGTGTTCGCGGCGAATGTGGAACGGCTGCGGGGTGTGCTGTTCGACGCGGTGGCGGGGCTGCCCGAGAACGGGGCGCGGGACTGCCTGTGCGCGAAGGCGCTGGGCGGGATGGATCCGGGCTTCGAGCTGCCGTAA
- the mscL gene encoding large conductance mechanosensitive channel protein MscL — MSENKKDPSLWEGFKTFLMRGNVVDLAVAVVIGAAFTNIVNSVVQGIINPLVGAIGTKNLDNYSSCIKAPCTGSGATAEGVRIMWGSVLGATLSFVITAAVVYFLMVLPMAKYLARQAARQKEKESTHEVIEVTELEVLKEIRDALVAQRGSGHTER, encoded by the coding sequence GTGAGCGAGAACAAGAAGGATCCGAGCCTCTGGGAGGGCTTCAAGACCTTCCTGATGCGCGGGAACGTCGTCGATCTGGCAGTAGCGGTGGTCATCGGCGCGGCCTTCACCAACATCGTCAACTCCGTGGTGCAGGGGATCATCAACCCCCTGGTGGGCGCGATCGGCACAAAGAACCTGGACAACTACAGCTCCTGCATCAAGGCGCCCTGCACCGGCTCCGGCGCCACCGCAGAAGGCGTCCGGATCATGTGGGGCTCGGTGCTCGGCGCGACGCTCTCGTTCGTGATCACCGCCGCCGTCGTCTACTTCCTGATGGTGCTGCCGATGGCCAAGTACCTGGCCCGGCAGGCGGCCCGCCAGAAGGAGAAGGAGAGCACTCACGAGGTCATCGAGGTGACCGAGCTGGAGGTCCTGAAAGAGATCCGCGACGCCCTAGTGGCACAGCGCGGCTCCGGGCACACCGAGCGATAG
- a CDS encoding P1 family peptidase codes for MTVGALTDVAGLRVGHATRTGGGWLTGTTVVLAPEGGAVAAVDVRGGGPGTKETDALDPRNVVRKVEALVLTGGSAYGLDSAAGVMAWLEERGRGVRVGPDPAHVVPVVPAACVFDLGRGGDFRARPDAETGRDAVMAAAASEFGAPVQEGCVGAGTGAAVGSMKGGIGSASAVLDSGVTVAALVVANAAGSAVDPLTGALYGELLQGRMTYPAEEVHEAARVRLAEAAAKSGAPPLNTTLAVVGTDAELSKAQAQKLAGTAHDGIARAVRPVHLLNDGDTVFALATGARPLAEENPLALNEILAAGADLVTRAIVRAVRAAESVEGPGGVWPAYGELYGGLR; via the coding sequence ATGACAGTTGGCGCTCTGACAGATGTGGCCGGGCTGCGCGTGGGGCATGCCACGCGGACCGGCGGCGGTTGGCTCACCGGGACGACGGTGGTCCTGGCTCCGGAAGGCGGGGCCGTCGCTGCCGTGGACGTCCGCGGCGGCGGCCCCGGCACCAAGGAGACCGATGCCCTCGATCCACGCAACGTGGTGCGGAAGGTCGAGGCACTGGTCCTGACCGGCGGCAGTGCATACGGACTGGACTCGGCGGCGGGCGTGATGGCCTGGCTGGAGGAGAGGGGGCGCGGGGTGCGCGTCGGGCCCGACCCGGCGCATGTGGTGCCGGTCGTCCCGGCGGCCTGTGTCTTCGACCTGGGGCGCGGCGGCGACTTCCGGGCCAGGCCAGACGCCGAGACCGGACGCGATGCTGTGATGGCGGCAGCGGCGAGCGAGTTCGGTGCGCCGGTCCAGGAGGGATGTGTGGGCGCCGGCACGGGAGCGGCGGTCGGGAGCATGAAGGGAGGGATCGGCAGCGCAAGTGCCGTGCTCGACTCGGGTGTCACTGTGGCGGCGCTGGTGGTGGCCAACGCGGCGGGGTCGGCGGTGGATCCGCTGACGGGGGCCTTGTACGGGGAGCTGCTTCAGGGACGTATGACATACCCGGCAGAGGAGGTGCATGAGGCGGCGCGGGTGCGGCTGGCCGAGGCCGCTGCGAAGAGCGGCGCTCCCCCGCTGAACACCACGCTCGCGGTGGTCGGCACCGACGCGGAGTTGTCGAAGGCGCAGGCGCAGAAGCTCGCGGGGACGGCACACGACGGCATCGCACGCGCTGTACGGCCGGTGCATCTGCTCAACGACGGGGACACGGTGTTCGCGCTCGCCACAGGTGCCCGTCCGCTGGCGGAGGAGAACCCCCTCGCGCTGAACGAGATCCTCGCGGCCGGGGCGGACCTGGTGACGCGAGCGATAGTACGGGCGGTACGGGCCGCCGAGTCGGTGGAGGGGCCAGGTGGAGTGTGGCCGGCGTACGGGGAGCTGTATGGCGGGTTGCGGTGA
- a CDS encoding DUF6227 family protein gives MSVPYETAAYEPPESPESPEEHLARLLGRALNSFELSDETIGLLDCALAHDSSLHSAHHSAGLHRETYRHTWLLADGSALTLWELVHNTGPGSHVEHEVYEDREELRTATARLPLPPDEPEFEMPALSLLAPVPEPRHVYVLDDSADHGRRLLRRAENADRPGEEMAELLRMAFAHEITQAFGRPYGGRGVGFSLYEHAFLLLDGRELSLWEVEHTATPDGRHMCEVYLTEDAARDAMERRASASGG, from the coding sequence TTGAGCGTTCCGTACGAGACGGCAGCGTACGAGCCACCCGAGTCGCCCGAGTCTCCTGAGGAGCATCTCGCGCGACTCCTCGGCCGCGCCCTGAACTCCTTCGAGCTCTCCGACGAGACGATAGGGCTGCTCGACTGCGCGCTGGCGCACGACAGTTCGCTGCACTCCGCGCACCACAGTGCCGGGCTGCACCGCGAGACGTACCGGCACACGTGGCTGCTCGCCGACGGTTCGGCGCTCACGCTGTGGGAGCTGGTCCACAACACCGGGCCCGGCAGCCATGTCGAGCACGAGGTGTACGAGGACCGGGAGGAGCTGCGGACGGCGACCGCACGCTTGCCGCTGCCACCGGACGAGCCGGAGTTCGAGATGCCGGCTCTGTCCCTGCTGGCGCCCGTTCCCGAGCCTCGGCATGTGTACGTGCTCGACGACTCGGCGGACCACGGGCGCCGGCTGCTGCGCCGCGCCGAGAACGCGGATCGGCCCGGCGAGGAGATGGCCGAGCTGCTGCGGATGGCGTTCGCGCACGAGATCACGCAGGCGTTTGGCCGCCCGTACGGTGGGCGGGGCGTGGGCTTCTCGCTCTACGAGCATGCGTTTCTGCTGCTGGACGGCCGTGAGCTGTCACTCTGGGAGGTCGAGCACACGGCGACACCGGATGGGCGGCACATGTGCGAGGTGTATTTGACCGAGGACGCGGCCCGGGACGCCATGGAGAGGCGTGCCTCTGCCTCCGGCGGTTGA
- a CDS encoding PTS fructose transporter subunit IIABC: MSEMITADLVDLDLSADTKEAAARALAERMVAKGRVTDLEGFLADVAAREAQMPTGLDGGIGIPHCRSEHVTEPTLGFGRSAAGIDFGAPDGPADLIFLIAAPAGADDDHLTILSSLARQLMNTEFTSALRAVDNAEEAAALIRGNEPAVTAQVATTVGTTEDSADTTDSAAAPAGAASAEAAADTSATGTTTAGDSPAPAPVAEASAADTAAEAPSTDGTDSAQPGGRPFRIVAVTSCPTGIAHTYMAAEALENAGRDNPDVEVVVEPQGSAGFNRLDPAVIAAADGVIFAHDVPVREKDRFAGKPTVDVGVKAGINRPAELIAEVRAKAERGEATAAAKPGGTPVERTGEPGEGYGTKLRKWLMTGVSYMVPFVAAGGLLIALGFAIGGYQINEAKPVTEVFNWGQVDSWGALLFQIGAAAFGFLVPVLAGYIAYGMADRPGLVPGFVGGAISVTIGAGFLGGLVAGLIAGGVVLGIQRVNIPVPLRGIMPVVVIPLISSAVVGFLMFVVIGKPIAEAQEALTDWLNGLTGTNAVLLGVLLGLMMCFDLGGPVNKVAYTFATAGISVAAPSDSAMKIMAAVMAAGMVPPLGMALATTIRKKLFTTAERENGKAAWVLGASFISEGAIPFAAADPLRVIPASMAGGAVTGALTMAFGSTLRAPHGGIWVTFLIGKPFLYLLAIAAGTAVTAGLVIALKGMRKAKPDGEADASGVSAAKAKEPVAA; the protein is encoded by the coding sequence ATGAGCGAGATGATCACCGCGGACCTGGTCGACCTCGACCTGTCCGCCGATACAAAAGAAGCGGCGGCGCGCGCCCTCGCCGAGCGCATGGTGGCCAAGGGCCGGGTGACCGACCTCGAGGGCTTCCTCGCCGACGTGGCCGCCCGCGAGGCGCAGATGCCGACCGGCCTCGACGGCGGCATCGGCATCCCGCACTGCCGCAGCGAACACGTCACCGAGCCGACGCTGGGCTTCGGGCGCAGCGCCGCCGGGATCGACTTCGGCGCTCCGGACGGGCCCGCCGACCTGATCTTCCTGATCGCCGCCCCGGCCGGTGCCGACGACGACCACCTCACGATCCTGTCGTCGCTGGCCAGGCAGCTGATGAACACCGAGTTCACCTCCGCGCTGCGGGCGGTGGACAACGCGGAAGAGGCCGCCGCCCTGATCCGCGGGAACGAGCCCGCGGTCACCGCGCAGGTAGCCACCACGGTGGGCACCACCGAAGACTCCGCAGACACCACAGACTCCGCGGCGGCCCCGGCAGGAGCGGCCTCCGCCGAGGCCGCCGCGGACACCTCGGCCACGGGGACGACGACCGCCGGTGACAGCCCCGCCCCGGCGCCGGTCGCGGAGGCTTCCGCAGCCGACACGGCGGCTGAGGCGCCGAGCACCGACGGCACCGACTCCGCCCAGCCCGGCGGCCGGCCGTTCCGGATCGTCGCCGTCACCTCCTGCCCCACCGGCATCGCGCATACGTACATGGCGGCCGAGGCCTTGGAGAACGCGGGCCGAGACAACCCCGACGTCGAGGTCGTCGTCGAGCCGCAGGGCTCGGCGGGCTTCAACCGGCTCGACCCGGCCGTCATCGCCGCCGCGGACGGCGTGATCTTCGCGCACGATGTGCCCGTACGGGAGAAGGACCGCTTCGCCGGGAAGCCGACCGTGGACGTCGGCGTGAAGGCGGGCATCAACCGGCCCGCCGAACTGATCGCCGAAGTCCGGGCCAAGGCCGAGCGCGGCGAGGCCACCGCGGCCGCCAAGCCCGGCGGTACGCCGGTCGAGCGGACCGGAGAGCCCGGCGAGGGCTACGGCACCAAGCTCCGCAAGTGGCTGATGACCGGCGTCAGTTACATGGTCCCGTTCGTCGCCGCGGGTGGTCTGCTCATCGCCCTCGGCTTCGCGATCGGCGGCTACCAGATCAACGAGGCCAAGCCGGTCACCGAGGTCTTCAACTGGGGCCAGGTCGACAGCTGGGGCGCCCTGCTGTTCCAGATCGGCGCAGCGGCCTTCGGCTTCCTCGTCCCGGTCCTGGCCGGCTACATCGCCTACGGCATGGCGGACCGACCAGGTCTTGTGCCCGGCTTCGTCGGCGGCGCGATCTCGGTGACGATCGGCGCGGGCTTCCTCGGCGGCCTGGTGGCCGGTCTGATCGCCGGTGGTGTCGTCCTCGGCATCCAGCGCGTGAACATCCCGGTTCCATTGCGCGGCATCATGCCGGTGGTGGTGATCCCGCTGATCTCCTCGGCGGTCGTCGGATTCCTGATGTTCGTGGTGATCGGCAAGCCGATCGCCGAGGCACAGGAGGCCCTGACCGACTGGCTGAACGGCCTCACCGGCACCAACGCCGTCCTCCTCGGCGTCCTCCTCGGCCTGATGATGTGCTTCGACCTCGGCGGTCCGGTCAACAAGGTCGCGTACACCTTCGCGACGGCCGGTATCTCGGTCGCGGCCCCCAGCGACTCCGCGATGAAGATCATGGCCGCCGTGATGGCCGCAGGCATGGTCCCGCCGCTGGGCATGGCCCTGGCGACCACGATCCGCAAGAAGCTGTTCACCACGGCCGAACGCGAGAACGGCAAGGCCGCGTGGGTGCTGGGCGCCTCGTTCATCTCCGAGGGCGCCATTCCGTTCGCCGCCGCCGACCCGCTGCGGGTCATCCCCGCCTCCATGGCGGGCGGCGCCGTCACCGGCGCGCTGACCATGGCCTTCGGCTCGACCCTCCGCGCGCCGCACGGCGGCATCTGGGTCACGTTCCTGATCGGCAAGCCGTTCCTGTACCTGCTGGCCATCGCGGCCGGCACGGCGGTGACGGCGGGGCTGGTGATCGCCCTGAAGGGCATGCGCAAGGCGAAGCCGGACGGGGAGGCGGACGCCTCCGGCGTCTCGGCGGCGAAGGCTAAGGAGCCGGTGGCTGCGTGA
- the pfkB gene encoding 1-phosphofructokinase: MILTVTPNPSLDRTYEIPSLDRGEVIRATGERMDPGGKGVNVSRAVTAAGRRTVAVLPLGGAPGSLVADLLHAQGIEVAPVPVAGPTRSNISLAEADGVLTKINAPGPELTSAEEELLLETVRAQSRDASWIACCGSLPRGLAPSWYAALVARAHAAGTRIALDTSGPALLAALRERPDVVKPNAEELSEAVGRPLATVGDAVKAAEDLREQGAGAVLASLGADGQLLVEASGVWFGSARVDMVRSNVGAGDSSLAGFLIAGGSGPDALASAVAHGAAAVQLPGSVMPGPADLDPDAVTVTSTVPVDRVLTEPVS, from the coding sequence ATGATCCTCACGGTCACCCCCAATCCCTCGCTCGACCGGACCTACGAGATCCCCTCGCTCGACCGCGGCGAGGTCATCCGGGCCACCGGCGAACGCATGGACCCGGGCGGCAAGGGCGTCAACGTCTCGCGGGCGGTCACCGCGGCCGGCCGGCGCACCGTCGCCGTACTGCCGCTCGGCGGCGCCCCCGGTTCCCTCGTCGCGGACCTGCTCCATGCGCAGGGCATAGAGGTCGCGCCGGTCCCGGTCGCCGGGCCGACGCGCTCCAACATCTCCCTCGCCGAAGCCGACGGAGTACTGACGAAGATCAACGCACCCGGACCCGAACTCACCTCCGCCGAGGAGGAGTTGCTCCTGGAGACGGTACGGGCGCAGTCCCGCGACGCCTCCTGGATCGCCTGCTGCGGCAGCCTGCCGCGCGGCCTCGCCCCCTCCTGGTACGCCGCACTGGTCGCCCGGGCCCATGCCGCCGGCACCCGCATCGCCCTGGACACCTCAGGACCGGCTTTGCTCGCGGCCCTGCGTGAGCGACCCGACGTCGTCAAGCCGAACGCCGAGGAACTGTCGGAAGCGGTCGGCCGCCCCCTCGCCACGGTCGGCGACGCCGTAAAGGCCGCCGAGGACCTGCGGGAACAGGGCGCCGGAGCGGTGCTGGCCAGCCTCGGCGCGGACGGGCAGCTGCTCGTCGAGGCCTCGGGCGTGTGGTTCGGCAGCGCGCGGGTCGACATGGTCCGCAGCAATGTGGGCGCGGGCGACTCCTCGCTCGCCGGTTTCCTGATCGCCGGCGGCAGCGGCCCCGACGCCCTCGCCTCCGCCGTCGCCCACGGCGCCGCAGCCGTCCAGCTCCCCGGCAGCGTCATGCCGGGTCCGGCCGACCTCGATCCGGACGCCGTGACCGTCACCTCGACGGTTCCGGTGGACCGCGTACTCACGGAGCCGGTGTCATGA
- a CDS encoding DeoR/GlpR family DNA-binding transcription regulator, with amino-acid sequence MYAPERQQEILRLARDGGRVDVVSLAEEFQVTAETIRRDLKALDRAGLVRRVHGGAIPAGRLDFEPDLAERETTAADEKDRIAKAALAELPSNGTMILDAGTTIARLAGSLPLETTLTVVTHSLPIAARLADHPGIQLHLVGGRVRHRTRAAVDAWALRAYGEIRADVVFLATNGFSLEYGLTTPDLAEAAVKRAALGAARRVVLLADSAKHGQEHFARFGGMADVDVLITDSGLSPEDATALKRGGTEVVRA; translated from the coding sequence ATGTACGCACCGGAGCGGCAGCAGGAGATTCTCCGGCTGGCGCGTGACGGTGGCCGCGTGGACGTCGTGTCGTTGGCCGAGGAGTTCCAGGTCACGGCCGAGACGATCCGACGGGACCTGAAGGCGCTGGACCGCGCGGGGCTCGTTCGCCGGGTTCATGGCGGTGCCATCCCGGCCGGCCGGCTCGACTTCGAGCCCGACCTCGCCGAGCGCGAGACCACCGCGGCCGACGAGAAGGACCGCATCGCGAAGGCCGCGCTCGCCGAACTGCCCAGCAACGGCACGATGATTCTCGACGCGGGCACGACCATCGCCCGACTCGCCGGGTCCCTCCCGCTGGAGACCACGCTCACCGTCGTGACGCACAGCCTCCCCATCGCGGCCCGCCTGGCCGACCATCCGGGCATCCAGCTCCACCTCGTCGGGGGGCGGGTACGTCACCGTACGCGCGCCGCTGTCGACGCCTGGGCGCTGCGGGCGTACGGCGAGATCCGCGCCGATGTCGTCTTCCTCGCCACGAACGGCTTCTCCCTCGAGTACGGCCTGACCACGCCCGACCTCGCCGAGGCCGCCGTGAAACGCGCGGCCCTCGGCGCCGCGCGCCGTGTGGTGCTGCTCGCCGACTCCGCCAAGCACGGCCAGGAGCACTTCGCGCGCTTCGGCGGCATGGCCGACGTGGACGTCCTGATCACCGACAGCGGGCTGAGCCCTGAAGACGCCACCGCCCTCAAGCGCGGTGGCACGGAAGTGGTGCGTGCATGA
- a CDS encoding MFS transporter — translation MTSTETPLNSPADKADRRRWIALAIVMTAAFMDLVDVTIVNIAIPSIQREAGASYGQIQWITAGYALAFAAGLITGGRLGDIHGRKRLFLIGIGGFTLASALCGFAVNPDMLVASRILQGGMAALMVPQVLSIVHATFPAHERGKVFGLFGAVVGLGAVSGPLLGALLTEWNLFGLEWRPIFLINLPVGIAGLILGRRYITESKAPHALKLDLVGVALVTLGLLMLLYPLIRGRELGWPMWGYVSMAGALVVFAALVAYEKRKTVRDGSPLVELSLFKVKSFAAGIAVQTVFGIALGIFFLVWTFYMQIGLGWSELRAGLTGVPFSIAVSMAAGLSVQKLTPRFGRKVLQAGALIMALGVVIYIWESERYGLAIAPWQMALPLVVMGVGMGLIVAPLTDAILSEVPREHSGSASGLISTVQQMGNALGLGLVSVVFFGTMSDHLPRAEVGAAFVDAFQNALIWVAAVMTAIFLLMFALPKRPAQHEEGAEPTPAVAADKEPELVG, via the coding sequence ATGACTTCCACCGAGACCCCTCTCAACAGCCCGGCCGACAAGGCCGACCGGCGGCGATGGATTGCCCTCGCCATCGTGATGACCGCGGCCTTCATGGATCTGGTCGACGTCACGATCGTCAACATCGCGATCCCCTCGATCCAGCGGGAAGCCGGCGCATCGTACGGCCAGATCCAGTGGATCACGGCCGGATACGCGCTCGCCTTCGCCGCGGGCCTGATCACCGGAGGGCGGCTCGGCGACATCCACGGCCGTAAGCGCCTGTTCCTCATCGGCATCGGCGGATTCACGCTCGCGTCCGCGCTGTGCGGCTTCGCGGTGAACCCCGATATGCTCGTCGCCTCCCGCATCCTCCAGGGCGGTATGGCCGCGCTGATGGTGCCGCAGGTGCTGTCGATCGTGCACGCCACCTTCCCGGCGCATGAACGCGGCAAGGTGTTCGGCCTGTTCGGTGCGGTCGTCGGGCTCGGGGCGGTGTCCGGTCCGCTGTTGGGTGCGCTGCTGACCGAGTGGAACCTGTTCGGGCTCGAGTGGCGGCCGATCTTCCTCATCAACCTGCCGGTGGGCATCGCGGGCCTGATCCTCGGCCGCCGCTACATCACCGAGTCCAAGGCCCCGCACGCCCTCAAGCTGGACCTCGTCGGCGTCGCCCTCGTCACCCTCGGCCTGCTGATGCTGCTCTACCCGCTGATCCGCGGCCGTGAGCTGGGCTGGCCGATGTGGGGTTACGTCTCGATGGCCGGCGCGCTTGTCGTGTTCGCGGCGCTGGTGGCGTACGAGAAGAGGAAGACCGTGCGGGACGGTTCGCCGCTGGTCGAGCTGTCCCTCTTCAAGGTGAAGAGCTTCGCGGCGGGCATCGCGGTGCAGACGGTCTTCGGGATCGCGCTCGGCATCTTCTTCCTGGTGTGGACGTTCTACATGCAGATCGGCCTCGGCTGGAGCGAACTGCGGGCCGGCCTGACGGGCGTCCCCTTCTCGATCGCGGTGTCGATGGCGGCCGGGCTCTCGGTGCAGAAGCTGACGCCGAGGTTCGGGCGGAAGGTGCTCCAGGCTGGTGCGCTGATCATGGCCCTCGGTGTCGTGATCTACATCTGGGAGTCCGAGCGGTACGGCCTGGCCATCGCCCCGTGGCAGATGGCGCTTCCCCTGGTGGTCATGGGCGTGGGCATGGGCCTGATCGTGGCCCCGCTGACGGATGCGATCCTCTCCGAGGTGCCCCGCGAGCACTCGGGTTCGGCGTCCGGTCTCATCAGCACGGTCCAGCAGATGGGCAACGCGCTCGGGCTCGGCCTGGTGTCCGTGGTCTTCTTCGGCACGATGTCCGACCATCTGCCGCGGGCCGAGGTGGGCGCGGCCTTCGTCGACGCCTTCCAGAACGCGCTGATCTGGGTCGCCGCGGTGATGACGGCCATCTTCCTGCTGATGTTCGCCCTGCCGAAGCGCCCGGCCCAGCACGAGGAGGGCGCCGAGCCGACGCCCGCCGTCGCCGCGGACAAGGAGCCCGAACTCGTGGGCTGA